The proteins below are encoded in one region of Reichenbachiella sp. 5M10:
- a CDS encoding sigma-54 dependent transcriptional regulator, translated as MEKELGKILIIDDDEDVLFAAKMLLKKHAQEVIIEKNPKKIPFLLNNDSYDVILLDMNFSQDTTSGKEGFYWLDQILERDPKAVVILITAFGDVEMAVKALKEGATDFVLKPWQNEKLLATLSTAVKLKQSYKEVDQLKTAKKQLEEEINQPFKDIIGESDAIKSVFKIIDKVAQTDANVLILGENGTGKELISRAIHLKSMRRDNVFVGVDMGAITETLFESELFGHKKGSFTDAKDDRKGRFEIANKGTLFLDEIGNLGMPLQSKLLTAIQNRQITPIGANKVQDVDIRLICATNMPLYEMVEDTTFRQDLLYRINTVEIKLPALRERIEDIPMLADHFIKTYSKKYRKTNKKIAAATLKKLQKYHWPGNIRELQHAIERAVIMSDDNTLVPEDFFFLSQKNKDNGNSLEETFNLDEVEKNIIQKAIDRNQGNISQAAKELGLTRASLYRRLEKHGL; from the coding sequence ATGGAAAAAGAACTAGGAAAGATATTGATCATAGATGACGATGAAGACGTGCTCTTTGCAGCCAAAATGCTGCTCAAAAAACACGCGCAAGAGGTCATCATCGAAAAGAACCCTAAAAAAATCCCCTTTCTGCTCAACAACGACAGCTACGATGTGATCCTCTTGGACATGAATTTCAGCCAAGATACCACTAGTGGTAAAGAGGGGTTCTACTGGCTGGATCAAATTCTTGAGCGAGACCCCAAAGCTGTTGTTATACTCATTACCGCATTTGGTGATGTAGAAATGGCCGTCAAAGCCCTCAAAGAAGGCGCTACAGACTTCGTACTCAAACCGTGGCAGAACGAAAAATTACTCGCTACACTTTCTACTGCCGTCAAACTCAAACAATCCTACAAAGAAGTCGACCAACTCAAAACCGCAAAAAAACAACTGGAAGAAGAAATCAACCAACCCTTCAAAGACATCATTGGCGAAAGCGATGCGATCAAAAGCGTATTCAAAATAATAGACAAAGTAGCTCAAACAGACGCCAATGTCTTGATATTGGGTGAAAACGGTACTGGCAAAGAACTCATTTCACGAGCCATTCATCTCAAATCCATGAGACGTGACAATGTGTTTGTAGGAGTAGACATGGGAGCTATCACAGAGACCCTCTTCGAAAGCGAACTCTTTGGGCATAAAAAAGGGTCCTTTACAGATGCCAAAGATGACCGCAAGGGGCGATTTGAAATCGCCAACAAAGGCACGCTATTTTTAGATGAAATAGGCAATCTAGGCATGCCTCTCCAATCCAAACTTTTGACAGCCATACAAAATCGTCAAATCACCCCTATAGGAGCCAACAAAGTCCAAGATGTCGACATTCGCTTGATCTGCGCAACCAACATGCCCCTCTATGAAATGGTAGAAGACACCACATTCAGACAAGATCTACTCTATCGTATCAATACCGTCGAGATTAAATTACCCGCGTTACGGGAAAGAATTGAGGACATCCCCATGCTCGCCGATCATTTCATCAAAACTTACAGCAAGAAGTACAGAAAAACGAACAAAAAAATAGCCGCTGCGACGCTCAAAAAACTACAAAAGTATCACTGGCCAGGCAACATTCGGGAACTCCAACATGCCATCGAACGAGCCGTAATCATGAGTGACGACAACACCTTGGTTCCTGAAGATTTCTTTTTCCTCAGCCAAAAAAACAAAGACAATGGAAATTCCCTTGAAGAAACATTCAACTTGGATGAAGTGGAAAAAAACATCATCCAAAAAGCCATAGACCGAAACCAAGGAAACATCTCTCAAGCAGCCAAAGAACTGGGACTCACAAGAGCATCATTGTATAGACGTCTCGAAAAACATGGGCTTTAA
- the rpsU gene encoding 30S ribosomal protein S21 — MLIINVKENESIDKALKRFKKKFEKTGVLKELRSRTHFEKPSVTNRTQKIRAAYKQKMYAQENY, encoded by the coding sequence ATGTTAATTATAAACGTTAAAGAAAACGAGTCGATAGACAAAGCATTGAAAAGATTCAAAAAGAAGTTTGAAAAAACTGGCGTTTTGAAAGAGCTTAGATCTAGAACACATTTTGAGAAACCATCTGTGACTAACAGAACTCAAAAAATAAGAGCTGCGTACAAGCAGAAAATGTACGCACAAGAAAACTACTAA
- a CDS encoding tyrosine-type recombinase/integrase, producing the protein MKVAKALPEFVQKKEMNSLLDQVDFSPNFSGFRDKVALELLYGTGMRLSELIHLKELDVDRFKLSVKVLGKRNKERVIPISPSNMGLIDTYIQYKEQAGFSSQYLLLTDTGKQCYPMMMNRLVKKYLSLISKVYKKSPHVLRHTFATHILDNGADLNAVKDLLGHTSLAATQVYTHNSMEKLKSAFDQAHPKA; encoded by the coding sequence TTGAAGGTCGCTAAAGCGTTGCCCGAGTTTGTTCAGAAAAAGGAAATGAACTCGCTACTCGATCAAGTCGATTTCTCTCCAAATTTTTCTGGTTTTCGTGATAAAGTGGCCTTGGAGTTACTTTATGGGACAGGCATGCGTTTGTCCGAATTGATCCATCTCAAAGAACTGGATGTGGATCGGTTCAAGTTGTCTGTAAAAGTCTTGGGAAAGAGAAATAAAGAGCGGGTAATACCTATCTCTCCGAGTAACATGGGACTCATCGATACGTATATACAGTACAAGGAACAGGCGGGCTTTTCAAGTCAATATTTGCTATTGACAGATACTGGGAAGCAGTGTTATCCGATGATGATGAATAGATTGGTGAAGAAGTATCTCAGTTTAATCTCTAAAGTTTATAAGAAAAGTCCACATGTGTTGCGTCATACTTTTGCAACACATATTCTTGATAATGGGGCGGATTTGAATGCTGTAAAAGACCTGCTAGGACATACTAGCTTGGCAGCAACTCAAGTCTATACTCACAATTCTATGGAGAAGCTAAAGTCAGCCTTTGACCAAGCTCATCCAAAGGCATAA
- a CDS encoding PAS domain-containing sensor histidine kinase, with the protein MGFNNNLKLSIALRVGFILLTSILLVNAFYSNSYALTKLVLGIALSLQGYALVKYLDKSNMEFVHFLDSIKYDDFTQTYSSKQTGTSQDLLYDRFNTVIRMFREIRAEKEAQYQYLRTIVQHVGIGIITFNKQGHIQIINAAAKSLLDIDHIKNVDDLSALNPELVNSLKDLQTGGRDLLKIEKKGEEIQLSIYAIQLIRREEEFKLISIQNIKSELDEKEMDAWQNLISVLTHEIMNSVTPISSLAATVESNLEEVIDTEFNVKDISKEEIEDFHLAVQTIHRRSESLIKFVSDFRNLTRIPIPKKSTIEVRELFHTLLALLKYDLDNQQIHLQVDIEPDDLTIYADKEQIEQVLINLIKNAMQALEENPEKGKAKKLHISAKRNTPNRISLTIGDNGTGIDEDAVHKVFIPFFTTKKSGSGIGLSLSKQIMRKHGGNISVTTQMGIGTEFSLAFNQ; encoded by the coding sequence ATGGGCTTTAACAACAACCTCAAGCTATCCATCGCCCTGCGTGTAGGGTTCATCTTATTGACAAGTATTCTACTCGTCAATGCTTTCTATTCCAATTCGTATGCCTTGACCAAACTAGTCCTAGGTATTGCACTAAGTCTACAAGGCTACGCACTTGTCAAGTATCTAGACAAGTCAAACATGGAGTTCGTCCATTTCCTGGATTCGATCAAGTATGACGACTTCACACAAACCTACAGTAGCAAACAAACAGGCACCAGTCAAGATTTGCTCTACGATCGTTTCAACACTGTCATCCGGATGTTTCGTGAAATCAGGGCGGAAAAAGAAGCCCAATACCAGTACCTCCGTACCATTGTACAACATGTAGGTATTGGTATCATCACATTCAACAAACAAGGACACATTCAAATCATCAATGCAGCAGCCAAATCCCTCCTTGACATAGATCACATCAAAAATGTAGATGACTTATCAGCACTCAATCCTGAGCTAGTCAACAGCCTCAAAGATCTCCAAACTGGAGGAAGGGACTTATTGAAAATAGAAAAGAAAGGTGAAGAAATTCAGCTATCAATCTATGCCATCCAATTGATACGAAGAGAAGAAGAATTCAAACTCATTTCCATTCAAAACATCAAAAGTGAACTAGATGAAAAGGAAATGGACGCTTGGCAAAACCTCATCAGCGTACTGACTCATGAAATCATGAATTCCGTCACTCCTATCTCTTCACTCGCAGCAACCGTCGAGTCCAATCTAGAAGAAGTAATCGATACAGAATTCAATGTCAAAGACATTTCAAAAGAAGAGATTGAAGATTTTCATTTGGCCGTCCAGACTATCCATAGACGCAGCGAAAGTCTAATCAAATTTGTCAGTGACTTCAGAAACCTCACCCGAATCCCCATACCAAAGAAGTCCACCATTGAGGTGCGTGAGTTATTTCACACCCTACTCGCTCTACTCAAGTATGATCTAGACAACCAGCAGATTCACTTACAAGTAGACATAGAGCCAGACGACCTCACGATATACGCGGACAAGGAGCAAATTGAGCAAGTACTAATCAACCTCATCAAAAACGCCATGCAAGCTCTCGAAGAGAATCCAGAAAAAGGAAAAGCTAAAAAACTACATATCTCTGCCAAACGAAACACCCCCAACCGCATCTCTCTTACTATCGGAGACAATGGCACAGGGATAGACGAAGACGCGGTACACAAAGTATTTATCCCCTTCTTCACCACCAAAAAATCCGGATCTGGTATTGGCCTGAGTCTATCCAAACAAATCATGCGAAAACACGGCGGCAACATCAGTGTAACAACCCAAATGGGTATAGGCACAGAGTTTTCCTTGGCATTCAATCAATAG
- the hpf gene encoding ribosome hibernation-promoting factor, HPF/YfiA family — MKLQMHSIHFDADQKLVNFIQKKADKLETFYDRIIDGEVIMKVENVDSRENKIIEVKLNIPGAQLFAKKQSKSFEAGADEVIESLRRQLKKRKEKMAAHA, encoded by the coding sequence ATGAAGTTACAAATGCATTCCATCCATTTTGACGCAGATCAAAAATTGGTCAATTTCATCCAAAAGAAAGCGGACAAATTAGAAACATTTTACGACCGCATTATTGACGGGGAGGTGATTATGAAGGTAGAAAATGTGGACTCAAGGGAGAATAAGATTATAGAGGTGAAACTTAATATTCCAGGTGCTCAGCTGTTTGCCAAAAAGCAATCTAAGTCCTTTGAGGCAGGAGCAGATGAAGTAATAGAATCGTTGAGACGCCAATTAAAAAAGAGGAAGGAGAAAATGGCGGCACACGCTTAG